Within the Fusobacterium sp. DD2 genome, the region GAAGGAATTGCTATTAAGATATCTCCCTCTTTTGTAGTGCTTCCATTTACTATTTTATCCTTTTCAACTACCCCAACACAGAATCCTGCAATATCATAGTCTCCTAGCTTATAAAAACCAGGCATTTCAGCAGTTTCTCCACCTATAAGTGCTGCTTCAGATTGAAAACACCCTTCAGCTACACCTGATACAAGATCTGCTGCTACCTCAGCTTCAAGTTTTCCACAAGCTAGATAGTCTAGGAAAAATATTGGTTTTGCACCATGGCATAATACGTCATTTACACACATTGCCACAGCATCAATTCCAACTGTATCATATTTTCTAGTTTTGAAAGCTATATCTAATTTTGTACCTACACCGTCAGTTCCTGAGACAAGTACAGGATTTTTATACCTTCCAAGTTCATACATAGCACCAAAACTTCCAAGTCCATTTAATACCTGTTTGTTTTGTGTTCTTGCTACTGCTTTTTTCATCAGTTCTACTGCTTTGTAACCCTCTTCCTTATCTACTCCAGCTTCTTTATACGAAATTGACATCTTTTCCTCCTAATTTTTTATTCTTCAGTTGGCGTATCTACTGGATAAACTCCATTAAAACATCCTACGCAATATTCGCAACCTTTTAATGATTTATACATATTTTCAAGAGATAGATAATCCAATGTATCTGCATTTATCTCTTTTCTTATCTCTTCTACTTCAAGTCTTGCAGCAATAAGCTCATTTCTG harbors:
- the purM gene encoding phosphoribosylformylglycinamidine cyclo-ligase encodes the protein MSISYKEAGVDKEEGYKAVELMKKAVARTQNKQVLNGLGSFGAMYELGRYKNPVLVSGTDGVGTKLDIAFKTRKYDTVGIDAVAMCVNDVLCHGAKPIFFLDYLACGKLEAEVAADLVSGVAEGCFQSEAALIGGETAEMPGFYKLGDYDIAGFCVGVVEKDKIVNGSTTKEGDILIAIPSSGVHSNGFSLVRKIVTDYSEKYHDTTIGAALLTPTKIYVKPVLSLLEKYNIKGMAHITGGGLPENLPRTISEGHQPVVFKDKIRVPEIFRYLQKKGDVPEDEMYGTFNMGVGFVLVVDPKDKDGVIRDLKEFGEDAYEIGYVQKGEKGLCLR